The Streptomyces sp. V4I8 genome includes the window CCTCTCCCGAGCCCCCGGCGAGGACCGAGGGGTTTTCTCACACACCGGATCCTGCTTCCCGCCCCGTCCGTGCCGTTTTCGTCATCCGTGTCCCGGGGACTCGGGCCCCATGGTGCAGATCGGATACACGATGATGACCGAGCAGGCCGGCCCCCGTGAGCTGGTGGACCACCTGGTCCGCGCCGAGGAGGCGGGCTTCGACTTCTCCGTGACCTCGGACCACTACTTTCCGTGGCTGCGTTCGCAGGGTCACTCGCCGTACGCGTGGAGTGTCCTGGGAGCGGCGGCCCAGGCCACCTCGCGGATTCCGCTGATGACCTATGTGACGTGTCCGACGTTCCGCTACCACCCGGCGGTGGTGGCGCAGAAGGCGGCCACGATGCAGTTGCTGTCGGAGGGCCGGTTCCGGCTGGGGCTGGGCTCGGGCGAGAACCTCAACGAGCATGTCGTGGGCGGCGGTTGGCCGCCCGTGGATGTGCGGCACGAGATGCTCGAGGAGGCGGTGGAGATCATCCGGGCGCTCTTCGGGGGCGGCCATGTGAACCGTCGCGGCACGCACTTCGACGTGGAGTCGGCCCGCCTGTGGGACCTGCCGGACCAGCCGCCGCCCATCGGCGTCGCCGTCTCCGGGGAGCAGTCCTGCGAGCTCGCGGGCAGGCTCGGCGACCTGGTCATCGCGACGGAGCCCAAGGCGGACCTGCTGGCGGCGTTCGACCGCCATGGCGGCGAGGGCAAGCCGCGTGTGGGCCAACTGCCGGTGTGCTACGACCCCGACCGGGACACCGCGATCAAGCGCGCCCACTCCCAGTTCCGCTGGTTCGCCGGCGGCTGGAAGGTCAACTCGGAGCTGCCGCACCCGGATTCCTTCGAGGCGGCGACCCAGTTCGTCACCCCGGACGACGTCGCCGACTCGATCCCGTGCGGCGACGACCCGGACGCCTTCGTCGAGGCCGTGCGCCCGTACGCCGAGGCGGGCTTCACCGAGATCGCCCTGGTGCAGATCGGGGGCGAGACGCAGCTGCCGTATCTGGACTGGGCGGAGAAGACGCTGCTGCCGGCGCTGCGGGACTCTCTCGGCTGACCGCCCGCGTACCACACCGCGTGGCGACGGGCGACGCCGGTGACCGCGAGGGCGGCGTCCCGCGGGTGCCATTAAGCTGCCGGTCTGCACTTCTGCCGTCCGAGCAGCCCCCACAGGAGAGTCTTCCGTGACACTGGCGTTCGTCCCGCCCGAGACGTCCCCCTCGCCCCAGGCCCCGCTGTCCGATCTCGTCGCCCGGGACGCGCGCGAGTTCGGGGTCTACGCGCGGACCGGAGGGTGGGCCTTCGGCCTGATGGTGGCGCGCAGCGTGCGGCCCGGCGGGCAGAGCGCGGGCGAGACTCCGAAGGTGTCGGCGAAGGAGTTCGCCGAGCTCGCCGGCTGCTCACCCGACCGTGTGATGCGCTACTACAAGGCCTGGGACCGGGCCGCCGACGACGGTCTCGTCCCGCACTTCGAGGCGCTCGCGCCGGGCCAGGAAGTGGAGCTGCCCGACGCCGACGTGTGGCTCAGCTACTACACGTCCCGCAACAGCGCCACCTCCGAGCGGGGTGCCGCCATCTCCGAGGCCGCCGAGGCCGAGGGCATCCGCCCGACGAAGGCCCTCGAGGTCGCCGAGAACCCCACCGCGCTGCGCGCCGCCATCCTCGCCGACCCCTCGACCGCCCGCGCGGCCCGCCAGGCGCTCCTCGACCGCGTCCGCGAGGACCCGGACCTGCAGGCCGAGTTGGCGCGGGACGTCGTACGCACCGACGATCTGAAGAAGGCCGTCGCCACGGAGAGCCGGGCGGCCGACCGGATCGGCTACGTCCGTCAGATCGCCGAGTCCGGCCAGATCAAGACCCCGGCCGGGCAGACCGTCGACGCGCCGGTCGACGTGCGCCAGGAGGCCGAGCGGCATCTGTCGCTCATCGAGGAGCTCGATGACGACGAGGACACCGGTGAGTGGGCCAACGAGGCCTTCGACACCATGAAGACCCTCGTCGCGGAGACGGTGGAGGCCGATCCCGAACTGCGGGTGCAGGAGCGGCGGACGAAGTTCTACAGCAGCCTGCAGCGGGCGACGAAGGTCTTCGAGGAACTCACCTTCGACGATGTGCAGGAGTTCGTCGAGGACGACATGGTGCAGCAGTTGGAGGAGCTCCAGCGGGCCATCTCCACGTGCATCACGGCGCTGCGCGGGGCGCAGGAAGGCGCGGTGCGCCGGCAGTAGCCGTCCTCAAACCGGCGACGTCCTCAGTCCTCATAGCTCGACGTCCCCATACCGCCGGACGGCCGACGTCCTCATACCGCCGGACGCGTGACCGCTCACTCCGTGTAGCGCTTGCGCGTCCACAGCGGCAGCACGAACCAGCACACCAGGTACCAGAGGACCACCCCCGTGACCAGATAGGGCACGAAGCCGTCGTGGGTGGCGACCCGCAGGATCAGCAGCAGCGAGCACGTCGTGGTGGCGAGGAGCAGGACCAGGCCGACGAGGGTCAGCCGGGAGGCCCACTCCACCGCCTTCGGCTTGATGCGCCGTCCGGACACCAGGCGATGCAGGGAGACGGGGCCGATGAGGGCTCCGGTGGCGGCGGCACCGAGCACGACCGTCACGATGTAGATGGTCTGGTCCGTGTCGTCGAGGGTGTCGTACTTCGGCGTGAAGACGACGGTGAGCAGGAAGCCGAACAGGATCTGGACGCCCATCTGGGCGACCCGGACCTCCTGGATGAGCTCGCCCCACATGCGGTCGGCTCGCTCGTCCGAGGTCTCGTCGCGGCCTGTTCGTCTTTCCTTCTCTGTCATGCCGGAACGGGTAACCCCGACGTTGAACTCTCAAACGGGGAGGCGCCGGGAGCGGCGCGGTACCCGCTCCCGGCGACCGTACGCGTCTACCAGCGGCTCTCGACCTGGTCCTTGATCCGCCGGTCGTAGAGGTCCCGGATCGCGGTGAGGGTGTCCTCGGACAGCTCCGGCAGTGCGGCGGCGGCCGCGTTGGCGCGGGCCTGCTCGGGCGAGCGGGCGCCCGGGATCACGGTGGTCACGCCCGGCAGCTGGATGATCCAGCGCAGCGCGAGCTGGGCCGGTGTGAAGCCCTCGGGGGCGAGGGCGGAGAACTCGGCGGCCGCCTCGACGCCTGAGGCGTAGTCGACGCCCGAGAAGGTCTCGCCCTGGTCGAAGGACTCGCCGTGCCGGTTGTAGGTGCGGTGGTCGTTCGCGGGGAAGACGGTGTCCTTGGTGTACTTGCCCGACAGCAGGCCGGAGGCCAGCGGCACGCGCGCGATGATGCCGACGCCCGCCTCCTGGGCGGCGGGCAGCACCTCGCGCAGGGGCTTCATGCGGAAGGGGTTGAGGATGATCTGCACGCTCGCGACACCCGGGCGGGCGATCGCGGTCAGCGCCTCCTCACAGGTCTCCACGCTGACGCCGTACCGGGCGATGCGCTCCTCCGCGACCAGGGTGTCCAGAGCGTCGAACACCTCGTCCGTCGAGTAGACGGGCGTCGGCGGGCAGTGCAGCTGGACCAGGTCGAGGCGGTCGACGCCGAGGTTGCGCCGCGAACGGTCGTTCCAGGCGCGGAAGTTGTCGAGAACGTAGTTCTCGGGGATCTGGTCGACGCGGCGGCCCATCTTGGTCGCCACGAAGATGTCCAGTTCGGGCCTGCCGCGCAGGAAGGCGGCGATGGTCTGCTCGCTGCGTCCGTCGCCGTAGACGTCGGCCGTGTCGAAGAAGGTCACCCCCGACTCGACCGCCGCCTCCAGCACCGCCAGGGCTTCCTTGTCGTCGACGTCTCCCCAGTCGGCGCCCAGCTGCCACGTCCCCAGTCCGAC containing:
- a CDS encoding LLM class F420-dependent oxidoreductase, whose protein sequence is MVQIGYTMMTEQAGPRELVDHLVRAEEAGFDFSVTSDHYFPWLRSQGHSPYAWSVLGAAAQATSRIPLMTYVTCPTFRYHPAVVAQKAATMQLLSEGRFRLGLGSGENLNEHVVGGGWPPVDVRHEMLEEAVEIIRALFGGGHVNRRGTHFDVESARLWDLPDQPPPIGVAVSGEQSCELAGRLGDLVIATEPKADLLAAFDRHGGEGKPRVGQLPVCYDPDRDTAIKRAHSQFRWFAGGWKVNSELPHPDSFEAATQFVTPDDVADSIPCGDDPDAFVEAVRPYAEAGFTEIALVQIGGETQLPYLDWAEKTLLPALRDSLG
- a CDS encoding DUF6328 family protein, which produces MTEKERRTGRDETSDERADRMWGELIQEVRVAQMGVQILFGFLLTVVFTPKYDTLDDTDQTIYIVTVVLGAAATGALIGPVSLHRLVSGRRIKPKAVEWASRLTLVGLVLLLATTTCSLLLILRVATHDGFVPYLVTGVVLWYLVCWFVLPLWTRKRYTE
- a CDS encoding aldo/keto reductase, producing MDERVIGRSGQRASVVGLGTWQLGADWGDVDDKEALAVLEAAVESGVTFFDTADVYGDGRSEQTIAAFLRGRPELDIFVATKMGRRVDQIPENYVLDNFRAWNDRSRRNLGVDRLDLVQLHCPPTPVYSTDEVFDALDTLVAEERIARYGVSVETCEEALTAIARPGVASVQIILNPFRMKPLREVLPAAQEAGVGIIARVPLASGLLSGKYTKDTVFPANDHRTYNRHGESFDQGETFSGVDYASGVEAAAEFSALAPEGFTPAQLALRWIIQLPGVTTVIPGARSPEQARANAAAAALPELSEDTLTAIRDLYDRRIKDQVESRW